The genomic region TGGAAGTGGGTTAAGAAACACTGTGCAACTTTGTCCTACCATCTTCTACACCAGAAGATTATGATTAGCAGTTAttgaaaactgaaatatataGAATGATTATTTGTAatttgggaagagaaaaacatattCTTTAATGAGATTTAATGTGCATTGTAGAAAACCTGGAAACAGATTACTTTGGCAAGCTTGAACGTAAACTCTCAATCTTACGAAACTTGAACGACCAAGTTCTCTTCATTAACCAGGGAGATCAACCTGTGTTTGAGGATATGCCTGATTCTGACTGtacaggtatttttttaaatatatatttgtaacatAAAAATGACAAGCTTACTTCTTCCCATTCCAGTTAACTACCTATGTTTTTCTAGGATAGACCTAATCCTCAGATGAAAAATCACAGGAGTAGTAATAATTTCACACACAAAGAACTTGATAAGGTCCACATTTTTTAGTTGGGGTGAAAAATTGATGCAACAGAGATATTGCTAGGGGTCAAGCTATTCTGAGCCTATATGAGGGTCGCCAATCCCTTCACTATAATTGCACTAACTCTACAGAATCTCCATATGGACCTTAATCGCTGTTGGTTATAGCTAAATTGCTGATGGAATTTTcaaaactcaaaatcaaaaataaatacacaagtgTTTGGAGTGAGTCTGTCTTCCACCAGAAATTTAGAATGCCTTACAAAGGAATCTGTTTACTGTGCCTTCCAAGGTTTGAATTCCAAATATCAGAATTTAGGCAGAGTTGAAACAGTGAATGtgcactttgggaaaaaaaaaaaaactaaatttttacCATAACAGATAGATTTTCAATATTCTATTTAACatttaaaggttaaaaacaatcttttagaATTCATAGTATCTCCAAAACACTCAAAAAGTTGCTGCATTTGTGTTATAATACATATGATGAATGTGTTTTAAAGAATGTGAGCGTGCCCATGTAAAGTCTCCTGCTAAATGGCTGAATCTCAGAGTACAGAAATGGTGATGGGTTTGTTAAGGATTATCCCTAGGCTAATTTCCATAAATGGTGATTTGCAAAAATTCTTCTACCTAGGGttcttatttattaatgtttatttcagataATGCACCCCGGACTgaatttatcatatatatgtataaagataGCCTCACTAGAGGTCTGGCAGTAACCATCTCTGTGAATTATAAGACCATGTCTACTCTCTCCTGTGagaacaaaattatttcctttaaggTAAGGCTGAGCCTTAATTTGTTTTAGTCATATTTAtgtgcaaaatttaaaaacccaaatatCCTCagtccaatctttttttttcaagtgtatttatttattttgaaagagagagagagtgggggaggagcagagagaatcccaagcaggatccacgctgtcagtgcagagcccggctcggggcttgatctcacaaatcgtgagatcatgacctgagctgaaaccaagaattggacacttaacagactgagccagccaggtgccccagaattatattttcatgtggcattttcccccttcccaagTTGCCCCTTGGCATGTCTACTAAGGCCATAGTCCTAACTTTCAGTAGAAAGTGATCTTGATAGCAGTTCTTTATTGGCAAATCCCCATTTAGCAAATCGTTCACGACATGGGATTCACCTTTGAAATTGTCAGTTTGTGAGCATCTCCAGGCTGCTCTCATTGGGAGGAAAGTTTTCTGGGTCACTCTGTAGTTATAGTTAATGGTTGTTTATCTGATAAGAATGGAACTAGGCAAATCCAGGTGTAGGGGAGGCTGAAGTTTACACAATTTGGGCAGcccttttaaagaaagagaatataaaatcaacaaaggCATAAAGTtgatgctttatttaaaaaaagaaggggactTAAAAGAGACCTGTATAAGTGAGGGGCTCTGACATTTAAGCTTCATAGCAAATGTGCTTCTGGAAGGACTCAGTCAAGGGgcgggaagagggaaaggaaggtgtTAGGACCAGTTTTAGGTCATGCTCTTTGATCCCATTTTCCACCCATTAATAAGGATCTTAGCAGTGATTATAAATATAGACTAAGTTCTAGATAATAAGGCACAACTGGCTGCCATTATGTGCTCACCTTTCTGGGTTGCTTACTAGCTATAAAGTCCTAGTGCTTCTGGTTACCCCTGTTTTCCTTTGGGCAAGAACCTTCATGACACCAAGACGGATTTGTTTCAAGACCTTACTGTCAGTGTCTGTTTCTTGTATGTACATCCAGGCATGGTCAGGATTCTCTCAGACTTACTAAAGCAACTGGGAGAGGACCAAAATAAGAGAGGTTAggtcaggagtgcctgggtggctcagtcagttaaacgtcccattttggctcaggtcatgacctcacagttggtgggttcgagccccatgtcaggctctgtgctgacagctcagagcctagaacctgcttcggattctgtgtctctctccctctatctctgcccctcccctgctcatattctttctctctctctctctctctgtctctttcaaaaataagtaaacatttaaaaaaatttttttaaggtaagagATGTTAGGTCAAGCTTGCCTCTCCCTGGGTTCAGATTCAACCCCTCCTGATGTAATGATGCAAAGAATACCTTAGGCCCTTGGAGCACTCAAGTTTCACCAGGTAGGACTTTCCAAGTTGAGTGTTCCCCAAGGTCACTAGGATTGTTTCCACATCCATTTGTTGTGCATCTTCCCAATAAGGGCTATGAATAGTCAACACCAAAACTAAAGAAAGCTACTGCCCCAAGATTCCTTGCCTCTGTTCTGAAATGTGGCCTTGAACTAGTTAGAGATCACCTATTCTACCTATCCACACTTCCACCTTCAACTATAACTTTCTACACTAGGTTTGAACTAAAAGGTTTATCTGTCTTTAATATTTCTAGAGTTTTTGAAGTTTTAGCTAAGGATTATTTATCACTTATACATTAGATATTAGGTTGGTCCCAAATTGCCTCCCCTAGGTTGGGGTCTCTTCCTACATTCTGGTATATCGTAGACAGCCTCAGAAATATGTGCCAGTGGGTGAACTAGTTTATACTGTCATCAATTCAAGACCCTCACATGTTGATAAAGGAAAAAGGTCAAAAGTTATGACTATAAATTCCATAATGGATTGAGAAGTTTGGAGGTACTCCCAGGTTCTTTCAGGCCTCTTGAGAGGATGCTGGAATACTATTTTGGGTCCGGAGGTCTCTCCATCAATCCTTAGATAGGATAATGCTCATCTTTGCTACCAGGGGGTCAAAATTAAGTTCAAAATGTCTGTTGGCTCCAGGATTAATATGGAAAGAAACTTGGGTGGTCCTCACATTTTCTAGTCCATTCTGAAAAGTAGGTATGATGCACTAACAGGAAAAGTGCAGGCAGTACTGTCAGTTGGGGGACCGGCAGGATTACGGTTTCACATAATCTAGCTATTCTTGAGAAAACCCTCTTCTGCGGCTGAAAGATATAAGAATCAGCATTTGGCTTTCAGGGTAGGACCAAGCCAAATTCAGGATAGAAATTCAGGAACTACTATGGAACTGGAGTGCTTGGCAGAGAAAAAGTGCTGACTAAGCCAATAAGCAGGGCTATCCTGGAACCCAGGACCTAGCCCTAGTACAAGTAGTGggtctatttattatttatttatttaatatatgaaatttattgtcaaattggtttccatacaacacccagtgctcatcccaaaagatgccctcttcaatacccatcacctaccttaccctccctcccaccacccctcccatcaaccctcagtttgttctcagtttttaagagtctcttatgatttgacTCTCTATTAGTGGGTCTATTTACAGCAAGTTTCAGTCCGAGGCTCCACTGAAGGAGGGACGAAGCTGAGATGCCTgcactttctgcctctctcacaTTAGGCTCACAAACAAGAGCTAGCCTATGCCTAGGGGTGGAGGTCATCAATGTCTTTGGCTGTGAATGGTTGAAGAAAACAGGAATTGACATTAGCCTAAAAAGGTTGTGGTCTGTGCTGGAACTCTGCTTCATCTTGATCAGATATGGACTCCActcaggggagaggagaaaaggaaggaacctGATGGTTAACTTGGGAGAAACTAGAGGCTTAAACCTGAATGTGCATTCAATGGTGGGAAAAGGCAGATTAAACAAGGAGAACAGATTAGgaattaggaaggaaagaaaatcaatattcTTATATTcagaggtttggggttttttttttttttttccttaattgctAAGAATAAGCACTTCTTTAGTTCTTTGCAGTAATGTACTTCAAAATAAACCACACGTATTCAAATTGTTcatgttcttaaaaaattaagtattttttttcctctataggAAATGAGTCCTCCTGAGAGTATCAATGATGAAGGAAATGACATCATATTCTTTCAGAGAAGTGTTCCAGGACATGATGATAAGATACAATTTGAGTCTTCATTGTACAAGGGGTACTTTCTAGcttgtgaaaaagagaaagatcttttcaaactcattttgaaaaaaaaggatgaaaatgggGATAAGTCCATAATGTTCACTGTTCAAAACAAGAATTAGATATTGAAATTGCATAATGTGAACTTTCTGAGTTTTTGTCTTTCAGAAAGGTTGTAAGACTTGGTGTCTATAAttgtaataatgaaataaaatggataatgGTCTTAAAAGATACCACTGAGAAATGAATAATAAGGTATCACAAAATTGAGTTGACTCTTCCTtatccagataaataaaatatttgcataacattaagaaaatgcataGTTTCAAAACACATTCTACACTGTTAATTGGAACATAGATTATACTCAGTAGACGTGCCTTAAATCTTTTGGGTTACTGGTCCTAAAGATGAAAGATACTGATAACTtgaactttctaattttttaagaatatcaTTAAAACCATcaagattttggggcgcctgggtggcgcagtcggttaagcgtccgacttcagccaggtcacgatctcgcggtccgtgagttcgagccccgcgtcaggctctgggctgatggctcggagcctggagcctgtttccgattctgtgtctccctctctctctgcccctcccccgttcatgctctgtctctctctgtcccaaaaataaataaaaaacgttgaaaaaaaaaaattaaaaaaaaataaaaataaataaaaccatcaaGATTTTGTACAGATTTGACTAATTTCTGCATTTCTTCCAAAGTCAGGTATCTTTCAAAGTCAGATTGATCCTGAATCCAACAGCATATACAAAGGATTATACATTCTAAACAAGTGGCATTCAACCCAGGAATGTAAAGATggtttaatattattaaatgaattaatataatataccatattaatagaataaaggataaaaacaacACAATCATCTCAGTAGAAgacagtaaaaatttttaattccaatataattaacaaacagtgttatatttatttcaggtatacaatctagtgattcaacacttccatatattaTTCAGTGCCCTTCACAataagtgtacccttaatccccatctcctattccacctcccctttggtaaccaccattgtgttctctgtatttaagagtcttggtttgtttgcttgtttgttttctctttttttctctttgttcatttgttttgtttcttaaattccacatatgagtgaaagcatatggtagttttctatgactgacttatttcacttagcattatgtcctCTGATCCATCCATactgtagcaaatggcaagatttcattctttttatggctgagtaatattccattgtatataaaccccacatcttcattatccattcatctgttagtggacacttgggttgcttccttattttggctattgtaaataatactgcaataaacatagaggtgcatatctctttttgaattagtgctaatatcatacttaatggtgaaaaaataATGCAAGAATGTCAGCTCTTACAACTtctattcaacatcatactgaaGATTCTAGCCTGTAcaatcacaggaaaaagaaagaaaaggaagtaaaactgtccAGATGTGCACAAACCATGACTTTCTATACAGAAGATCCTAAGGAATATGTACACAGGCACACAAACCcctattaaaattaataagggggggcgcctgggtggctcagttggttgagtgttcaactttggcttaggtcatgatctcacagtttgtgggctcgagccccgcattgggctctgtgctgatggctcagagcctggagcctgcttcgaattctgtgtctccctctctcactgcccctcccctgcttgtgttctctctttctctctctcaaaaataaataaacattaaaaaaaattttttttaattaagcaagtTGAGTAAGGTTTCAGACAATATTAATAAACGAAAATAAATTTACTTCTATATATGAAAatgaacaatcagaaaaaaataagaaaagcaattccattcacaatattaagaagaataaaatatttatgaataaattagCAAAAGAAGTGCATGACTTGTacatgaaaatttcaaaacaatactgaaggaaatgaaatatgatcttaataaatggagagacattccatgttcaATGATTGGAacactcaatattgttaaaatggcagtTCCCCtgaaattgatctatagattcaattcaatgtctatcaaaattccagcaggccttttttttttgcagaaattaacaagCTGTATCTAAAGTGTATATGGAAACCCAGAACACacagaatagccaaaaaatgttgaaaaagaactTCTTTTGCATTTCCTAACCTTAAAACTTAATATAAATTGGGGCATAtggggggttcagttggttgagcatcagactcttaatttcagctcacggcatgatctcacagtacatgagtttgagctccatattaggctccgtgctggcagtgcgggGCCtagctgggattctctctccttctctctctctctctctctctgtctctgcccctcctctgctcatgctcactctttctgtcaaaattaataaacattttaaaaaatattgttaaggggcgcctgggtggctcggttgagcatctgacttcggctcaggttatgacctcgcAGTTGACGAgctcaagccccttgttgggctctgtgctgacacccccgagcctggagcctgcttcagattctgtgtctccctctctctctgccccttccctgctcatgctctgtctctctctgtctcaaaaataaataaacattaaaaaaaataaaaaataaaaaatatctttaaaataatataagcTACAGTTATCAGTACAGTTTGATAACTGACATAAGGATAAACATAGATAAATAGAACAGAcctgagagttcagaaataaattcatatatttataatctattgatttttttggtCTACACCAAGCagtagttaattttattttatttttttaatgaaatttattttcaaattggtctccatacaacacccagtgctcatcccaacaggtgccctcctcagtgcccatcacccattgtcccctccctcccaccacccgaCCAATTGATTTTTGATAAAGACAGTTTGATAGAAAgagtcttcaacaaatgctgctgggacaactggatatccacatgcaaaataatgaatgtaGACCCTTATctcacactatatacaaaaattaattcaaaatggatcagagacatcaatgtaagagctaaagctggggcacctggctggctcatttgatagaacatgggactcttgacctcagagtcataagctcaagccccacattaggcacagagattacttttaaaaaaaaccaaaaactaaagctataaatcttataaaaataaaatcggAGAAAATGTCAAGACCTTGGTttttgcaaaaaaattttaaacaattcaaGAAgcataatccattaaaaaataattagtaaattggacttaatcaaaattcaaaatttgggGGTGAAATTGGGTGAAGAATAATGGGACTGCTCTgcactatctttgcaacttcctcTGAACCttacattatttcaaaatttaaaaaaaaattgcactcaAAAGACATcgcaagaaaatgaaaagacaagccacagagtaGGAAAATTTGTAAATCACACATATGGTGAAaatttatatacagaatatagaaagaactcttacaacttaatGAGAAgacaatccaatttttaaatgggcaaaagatttgaatagatatttctccaaagaagatgtacaaaagctcataagcacatgaaaagatgcttaataacattagtcattagagaaatgcacattaaaaccacaatgagaaaccacttCCTGCCCACCAGGATGGCTATGATcagaagacagataataacaagtgtcagcaagaatgtgaagaaataggaattctcatacattgctgatggaaaaataaagtagtacagccactttgaaaaatagttttgcatctcttttaaagttaaatatagatttttcactgACCCA from Panthera uncia isolate 11264 chromosome D1, Puncia_PCG_1.0, whole genome shotgun sequence harbors:
- the IL18 gene encoding interleukin-18 isoform X2 gives rise to the protein MTAIPVDDCINFVGMKFIDNTLYFVADSDENLETDYFGKLERKLSILRNLNDQVLFINQGDQPVFEDMPDSDCTDNAPRTEFIIYMYKDSLTRGLAVTISVNYKTMSTLSCENKIISFKEMSPPESINDEGNDIIFFQRSVPGHDDKIQFESSLYKGYFLACEKEKDLFKLILKKKDENGDKSIMFTVQNKN
- the IL18 gene encoding interleukin-18 isoform X3 yields the protein MTAIPVDDCINFVGMKFIDNTLYFVENLETDYFGKLERKLSILRNLNDQVLFINQGDQPVFEDMPDSDCTDNAPRTEFIIYMYKDSLTRGLAVTISVNYKTMSTLSCENKIISFKEMSPPESINDEGNDIIFFQRSVPGHDDKIQFESSLYKGYFLACEKEKDLFKLILKKKDENGDKSIMFTVQNKN
- the IL18 gene encoding interleukin-18 isoform X1; translation: MFWEEAWEAPRWQRILEIEETGEGRAGRIMKLSHYVLLRCGCTQFLSFWHSENLETDYFGKLERKLSILRNLNDQVLFINQGDQPVFEDMPDSDCTDNAPRTEFIIYMYKDSLTRGLAVTISVNYKTMSTLSCENKIISFKEMSPPESINDEGNDIIFFQRSVPGHDDKIQFESSLYKGYFLACEKEKDLFKLILKKKDENGDKSIMFTVQNKN